In Gemmobacter sp., the genomic window GGCTCGGGCAGGGTGGTGAGCAGGGTTTTCAGCGCCTCCGAGCGGTCGGCCTTGGCGGTTTCGGGGCGTTTCAGTGCCGCGCCCTCGACGGTGACGAAGCTGGGGCAGAACCCCTGCACGCAAGAGAAATCCTTGTTGCAGGACGATTGGTCGATCTCGCGCTTGCGGCCCAGATCGGTTTCCAGCGGGCGCACGGCGACGCAGTTCGACTTCACGCCGCAATCGCCGCAGCCCTCGCAGACCGCGGGGTTGATGAACAACCGTTTGTCCGGGTCGGGATAGTTGCCGCGCTTGCGCCGGCGGCGTTTCTCGGCCGCGCAGGTCTGGTCATAGAGCAGGATCGTCGTGCCCGTCACCGCGCGCAGTTCGCGCTGCACGAGGTCCATCTCCTCGCGCGGGCGGATCGTCACGCCCGGCGCCCAAGGGGTGCTGGCGGGATAGGCATCCACGTTGTCGGTGACGACGACGATCTGCGCCACGCCCTCGGCCGCCATCTGCCGGGTGATGCCCCAGGGCGTCTGCGGCTTGTCCGAGGGCTGGCCGCCGGTCATCGCCACCGCGTCGTTGAAGAGGATCTTGTAGGTGATGTTCACCCCCGCCGCGACCGCCGCCCGCACGGCCAGCGACCCCGAATGGCAATAGGTCCCGTCGCCGAGGTTCTGGAAGGCATGGGCGTCTTTCGAGAACGGCGCCTGACCGATCCATTGCGCCCCCTCGCCGCCCATCTGAGTGAAACCCTCGGTGCGGCGGTTGGGCATCAGCAGCGCCATCGTGTGACAGCCGATCCCGGCAAAGGCGCGGCTGCCGTCGGGCACCCTGGTCGAGGTGTTGTGCGGACAACCGGCGCAGAACCAGGGCGAGCGGGGGCCGGTCACGGGCGTCTGCTGTGGCGCCTCCTGGAGGGCACGGTCCAGCCGCGGGCGGATCGCCTCGGGCGCGTCGTCGCGCAGCATCCGCGCCAGCAGCCGGGCCAGCAGGGTGACCGACAGTTCACCCTCCTCGGGCACCAGAACGCGGCCGCCGTTGTCGCGCTTGCCCAGCAGGACCGGACGCTGCGGCTGATCGTAGAGGATGCGCGCGATCTGATCCTCGATCAGCGGGCGCTTTTCCTCGATGACCAGCAGCGTCTCATGGCCGCGCGCGAAATCGGTCACGCCCTGCGGCTCCAGGGGCCAGGTCACGGCGGGTTTGAAGATCGAGATCCCCAGCGCATCGAGTGTCGGTTTGTCCAGCCCCAGCTCGTCCAGCGCACCCATCAGATCGGCCCAGGACTTGCCCGCCGCGACCAGCCCCAGCCGGCGGCGGGGCGCGGCTTGCGTAACGCGGTTCCAGCCATTGGCGCGGATGAAGGCGGCGGCGGCGGGCAAGCGGATCTGGAGCAGCCGACGTTCCTGGTCGATGCCCCAATCGGGATGACGGATATGCACGCCCTCGGGCGGGATGGTGAAATCGGCGGGCAGGCGCAGCGGCCATGCCTCGACCGAGACCTCGACCGAGGCCGAGCCTTCGACGATGTCGGTGATGCATTTCATCCCCGTCCAGACCCCGGCATAGCGCGACAGCGCAAAGGCCATCAGCCCGAATTCAAGGTATTCCTGGATCGAGGACGGGTCGAAGACCGGCATCCCGGCAGCGATCAGCGCGGGTTCCGACTGGTGCGGTATGGTCGAGGACTTCGCCACCGGATCGTCGCCGAAGAGCGCCAGCACCCCGCCATGCGGCGCCGTGCCCGCCAGGTTGCCGTGCTTGAACACGTCGCCCGACCGGTCCACCCCCGGCCCCTTGCCGTACCAGATGCCGAACACCCCGTCATAGGCGCCGCGCCCGCCCAGCCCCGCCTGCTGCGTCCCCCAGACCGAGGTCGCGGCGAGATCCTCGTTCAGCCCGGGCTGAAAGCGGATCTGCGCCGCATCGAGGTGCTTTTTCGCCTTCCACAGCGCCATGTCATAGGTGCCCAAGGGCGAGCCGCGATAGCCCGAGACGAAGCCTGCGGTATTCAGCCCGGCGCGGCGGTCGCGGTCCCTTTGCAGCATCGGCAGCCGGGCCAGCGCCTGCGCGCCGGTGACGAAGATGCGGCCTTCGTCGATGGTGAACTTGTCGTCGAGCGTGACGTCGCGCATCAGCATGGGGTGGTTTCCTTGGCATAGAGATCGCGGACCGAGACGCCCTCGGCGTGCCGGTCCCAGAGGCCTGGGAGGATGCCTTCGGCCCTGAGAACGGCCTTCTGCACCTTGTTGGTGTTCGAACGGGGCAGCGCCTCGCGGCGGTCGAGGTAACGGGGCAGCATGAAATGCGGCAGGCCCGCCGCCAGGTGAGCCAGCAGCGCCTCGGGTTGCCACGGGGCGCCGGGCCGCAGGATGAGACAGAGCTTCACATCGTCGTCGCCCTCGTAGCCCGAGGGCACGCCGACCGCCGCCGCCTCGGCCACGGCGGGATGTGCCAGCGCGACGCATTCGATCTCGTAGGCCGAGATGTTCTCGGCCCGGCGGCGGATGCGGTCCTTGACCCGGTCGGCGAACCACAGGTTGCCCTGCGCATCCAGCCGCCCCAGATCGCCGGTGTGGAACCAGAGGTTGCGCCAGGCCTCGACACTGGCCTCGGGCATCGCCTGATAGCCCTGAAACAGCGCCCAGGGCCGGCGCGGGCGCACGGCGATCTCGCCCAGCGTGTCGGGCGGCAGGGGCGTGTCCGTCTCGGGGTCCAGGATCGCCAGTTCGAAGGCCTCGCCGACCCGCCCGCAACTGCCGCGCGGGGTGTCGGCATCGGCCCAGGCGACGATGCCGATCTCGGTCATGCCCCAGCATTCCTGACCGCGCACGCCGAACCGTGCCTCGAAATCCTCGGCGATATGGCGCGGGAAAGGCGCGCTCAGGACCCGGCGGCAGCGATGCTGACGGTCCTCGGCGCGTGGCGGCGTGGCGTGGATCATCTCCAGCATCGGACCATGGCCATAGGCCAGCGTCGCCCCGGTTTCGGCCAGACGTTGCGACCAGAGCTCGGGCACGAAACGACGATCCATGACGATCTGCGCGCCGGCGACCAGCGTGCCCTGTAGCGCCATGAATTTTCCCGCCATGTGATGCAGCGGGTGAAAGCAATAGGACACATCCGCCTCGGTCATGCCGAGATGGCGCGCGGTTTCGGTCGCGGTGAGGTGGTTCTGCGCCTGCGTCAGGATCACGGGTTTCGCCGGCCCCGTGGTGCCCGAGGTGAACAGAACCGAGGCCGGGTCGGACCCCCGCACCGGGCGCGCGGGCTCAGGCAAGGGTGCCGCCGCGTTGAGCTCGGTCCAGTCCGCCGACCCGGTCGGGATGACGCGTGCGATGCCGAAGGCGGTCAGATCCTGTTCGGCCAGAGCGGCCAGACAGGACGGGTCTATCAGCGCCAGACGGGCTTCGCTGACGGACAGCGCATGGGCCAGCGGCTGGCCGCGCAGCACCGGATTGAGACAGACCTCGACGGCGCCCAGCC contains:
- a CDS encoding indolepyruvate ferredoxin oxidoreductase family protein, with the translated sequence MLMRDVTLDDKFTIDEGRIFVTGAQALARLPMLQRDRDRRAGLNTAGFVSGYRGSPLGTYDMALWKAKKHLDAAQIRFQPGLNEDLAATSVWGTQQAGLGGRGAYDGVFGIWYGKGPGVDRSGDVFKHGNLAGTAPHGGVLALFGDDPVAKSSTIPHQSEPALIAAGMPVFDPSSIQEYLEFGLMAFALSRYAGVWTGMKCITDIVEGSASVEVSVEAWPLRLPADFTIPPEGVHIRHPDWGIDQERRLLQIRLPAAAAFIRANGWNRVTQAAPRRRLGLVAAGKSWADLMGALDELGLDKPTLDALGISIFKPAVTWPLEPQGVTDFARGHETLLVIEEKRPLIEDQIARILYDQPQRPVLLGKRDNGGRVLVPEEGELSVTLLARLLARMLRDDAPEAIRPRLDRALQEAPQQTPVTGPRSPWFCAGCPHNTSTRVPDGSRAFAGIGCHTMALLMPNRRTEGFTQMGGEGAQWIGQAPFSKDAHAFQNLGDGTYCHSGSLAVRAAVAAGVNITYKILFNDAVAMTGGQPSDKPQTPWGITRQMAAEGVAQIVVVTDNVDAYPASTPWAPGVTIRPREEMDLVQRELRAVTGTTILLYDQTCAAEKRRRRKRGNYPDPDKRLFINPAVCEGCGDCGVKSNCVAVRPLETDLGRKREIDQSSCNKDFSCVQGFCPSFVTVEGAALKRPETAKADRSEALKTLLTTLPEPDLPPLGEGYNILVTGIGGTGVVTIGALLGMGAHLSGLGCSVLDQTGLAQKNGAVTSHVRIGARPGALHGTRIPAGHVDLVIGCDTLVSAGAEAMRLYAPDRTRAVLNDKVTPLAGFALNPDLKQDQGAMVAALRALLGDRATMGAGGSTLAMALLGDEIYANPFLLGYAWQQGLIPLSRTALERAIELNGVAVAQNLLAFGWGRAAAARPDALAPFLGEAPAVAPAPLTLDALIAHRRAHLTAYQNARLADRYAARVAAVRAMETRLFPGQDGLTRAVAHNYAKLLAYKDEYEVARLYTAPEFRAALAATFEAPGKLRFHLAPPILEKRDPVTGEPAKRVFGSGTMLLFRLLSRFKSLRGTAFDPFGRAGDRVLERQLIADYEALLDRLPQLLRSDTLGDCLTLLSLPETIRGYGPVKARAAEAAAKTRTALLAAMG
- a CDS encoding AMP-binding protein — translated: MTHEPDTLGASLYRQARTRPDETFLTFFDGPSLSYAQALDGAQRLARGLADLGVGPGERVLLMAPNGPEAVAAWLALGWLGAVEVCLNPVLRGQPLAHALSVSEARLALIDPSCLAALAEQDLTAFGIARVIPTGSADWTELNAAAPLPEPARPVRGSDPASVLFTSGTTGPAKPVILTQAQNHLTATETARHLGMTEADVSYCFHPLHHMAGKFMALQGTLVAGAQIVMDRRFVPELWSQRLAETGATLAYGHGPMLEMIHATPPRAEDRQHRCRRVLSAPFPRHIAEDFEARFGVRGQECWGMTEIGIVAWADADTPRGSCGRVGEAFELAILDPETDTPLPPDTLGEIAVRPRRPWALFQGYQAMPEASVEAWRNLWFHTGDLGRLDAQGNLWFADRVKDRIRRRAENISAYEIECVALAHPAVAEAAAVGVPSGYEGDDDVKLCLILRPGAPWQPEALLAHLAAGLPHFMLPRYLDRREALPRSNTNKVQKAVLRAEGILPGLWDRHAEGVSVRDLYAKETTPC